The following are encoded in a window of Verrucomicrobiia bacterium genomic DNA:
- a CDS encoding OmpH family outer membrane protein, with protein MKAVRIYATAIVLIFTAAAFAKPLRAAEPTYVYVDVAVLFDEYQKTKDNDEVLKNLGQSKEQERDTLVNEVRAIKDEMVLLNDDAKTAKQEALDEKIRKLQDFDQSAKRELGEKRNKLVREIFKDIDDTVQRFGERKGYDMILNERALLYRNPKLDVTQEILKELNKGYKKA; from the coding sequence ATGAAAGCCGTCAGAATTTATGCAACCGCCATCGTTTTGATATTCACCGCCGCGGCTTTCGCGAAACCCTTGCGCGCCGCCGAGCCGACCTATGTTTACGTCGATGTGGCTGTCCTCTTCGACGAATACCAGAAGACCAAAGACAACGACGAAGTGCTGAAGAATCTCGGACAGAGCAAAGAGCAGGAACGCGACACGCTCGTCAATGAAGTTCGGGCGATCAAGGACGAAATGGTTCTCCTGAATGACGATGCCAAGACCGCCAAGCAGGAAGCGCTCGACGAAAAGATCCGCAAGCTGCAGGATTTCGATCAGTCCGCCAAGCGCGAGCTCGGGGAAAAGCGCAACAAGCTGGTCCGCGAAATCTTCAAGGACATCGACGACACGGTGCAGCGCTTCGGCGAAAGAAAAGGCTATGACATGATCCTGAACGAGCGCGCGCTGCTTTACCGCAATCCGAAGCTCGACGTGACGCAGGAAATCCTGAAAGAACTGAACAAAGGCTACAAGAAAGCGTAA
- the lpxC gene encoding UDP-3-O-acyl-N-acetylglucosamine deacetylase, producing METMQKETEGETRTETATAVYQRTLLRPVSFHGKGIHTGQEVEFSVLPAPANSGILFCRKDLNPNLRVKASVENVRSDELRQTALVIGNGVVRTIEHLMATFHGLGIDNAIVEVSGDEIPAMDGSAREFANAFLEIGFEEQSAPRRWVEAKNPVFVDLGDQSIILLPGKGLTLSYTLSYRHEDLQDQFLTLPIVPEVFERELAPARTFCLKQEAQYLLSQGFGKGASVENTLIFERNRPMGNTLRFENEACRHKMMDLLGDLFLACGFVRGHVIATRSGHTLNLKLVRELLMGNQPSRAEWPSVLSVEDIQKVIPHRYPFLFVDKIENFKPGVSATGFKQVSMNDYFFQGHFPGHPVMPGVLIIEAMAQVGGVIMLSKPENNGKIAYFMSIDYAKFRQPVHPGDELRMEVEIGKIRARTGQCTGSAFVGDKLVCEAQVKFAVVDR from the coding sequence ATGGAAACGATGCAAAAGGAAACCGAAGGGGAAACCAGGACGGAAACGGCGACGGCCGTTTACCAGCGCACACTTCTGCGCCCCGTGTCTTTCCACGGTAAAGGCATCCACACGGGCCAGGAAGTGGAATTCAGCGTGCTTCCGGCGCCGGCGAATTCGGGCATCCTTTTTTGCCGCAAGGATCTGAACCCGAACCTGCGGGTGAAGGCCTCGGTGGAAAATGTCCGCAGTGACGAGCTGCGCCAGACCGCGCTTGTCATCGGCAACGGCGTCGTACGCACCATCGAGCATCTCATGGCCACGTTTCACGGGCTCGGGATCGATAACGCCATCGTGGAAGTGAGCGGTGACGAGATTCCGGCCATGGACGGAAGCGCGCGCGAATTTGCCAACGCATTTTTGGAGATCGGTTTCGAAGAGCAGTCCGCCCCGCGGCGCTGGGTCGAGGCGAAAAACCCGGTTTTCGTGGACCTGGGAGACCAGAGCATCATCCTGCTGCCGGGCAAAGGCCTGACCCTTTCGTATACCCTCAGCTACCGGCACGAGGACCTGCAGGACCAGTTTTTGACCCTGCCGATCGTGCCCGAGGTTTTCGAAAGGGAGCTGGCACCGGCCCGGACGTTCTGCCTCAAGCAGGAAGCGCAATACCTTTTGTCCCAAGGCTTTGGGAAAGGTGCCAGCGTGGAAAATACCCTGATTTTCGAGCGCAACCGCCCCATGGGCAATACATTGCGCTTTGAAAATGAGGCCTGCCGGCATAAAATGATGGATTTATTGGGGGACCTCTTCCTGGCCTGCGGTTTTGTGCGCGGCCACGTGATCGCCACGCGAAGCGGCCACACCCTTAATCTGAAACTGGTGAGAGAACTGCTCATGGGAAATCAGCCGTCTAGGGCCGAATGGCCTTCGGTCCTTTCCGTCGAAGACATCCAAAAAGTCATACCGCACCGGTATCCGTTCTTGTTCGTCGACAAGATCGAGAACTTCAAGCCTGGCGTGAGCGCCACGGGCTTCAAGCAAGTCAGCATGAACGATTATTTCTTCCAGGGGCATTTTCCCGGCCATCCGGTAATGCCCGGGGTCCTGATTATCGAGGCCATGGCCCAGGTGGGCGGCGTCATCATGCTCAGCAAGCCGGAGAACAACGGCAAGATCGCGTATTTCATGAGCATCGATTATGCGAAATTTCGCCAGCCCGTCCATCCGGGAGACGAACTCCGGATGGAAGTTGAGATCGGAAAAATCCGCGCCCGCACCGGTCAATGCACCGGCAGCGCGTTTGTGGGAGATAAACTTGTATGCGAAGCACAAGTGAAGTTCGCAGTCGTCGATCGGTAG
- the lpxA gene encoding acyl-ACP--UDP-N-acetylglucosamine O-acyltransferase, with protein MRSTSEVRSRRSVVIHPTAIVHPDADLGEGVKVGPFSLIAGTVKVGDRSVIGARVSLEGHTTLGADNEIFTGAVLGSVTQDKKYDGGISYLKIGDGNKIREYVTINPGTKDGTSTIIGNQNLLMAYSHVAHDCVLGNHTVLANQGTLAGHVSVEDGAIIGGLSAVHQFVRIGKLSIIGGCSKVVQDVPPFMMVDGHPARAYGINSVGMDRAGYSSDDKSLLKKAFRIVFKSRLTLKNAMVKLEQELPATPTRDILLNFLKASDRGICR; from the coding sequence ATGCGAAGCACAAGTGAAGTTCGCAGTCGTCGATCGGTAGTCATCCATCCGACAGCGATCGTCCATCCCGACGCCGACCTCGGCGAAGGGGTCAAGGTCGGCCCTTTTTCACTGATCGCCGGAACCGTGAAGGTCGGCGACCGTTCCGTGATCGGCGCGCGCGTGAGCCTGGAAGGGCACACGACGCTCGGCGCGGACAACGAGATTTTTACCGGGGCCGTGCTCGGAAGCGTGACGCAGGACAAGAAATACGACGGCGGTATCAGCTACCTCAAGATCGGCGACGGCAACAAAATCCGCGAATACGTGACGATCAATCCCGGCACGAAAGACGGCACCAGCACGATCATCGGCAACCAGAACCTGCTCATGGCCTACAGCCATGTCGCACATGACTGCGTGCTCGGCAATCACACCGTGCTCGCCAACCAGGGCACGCTTGCCGGCCACGTGAGCGTCGAAGACGGCGCCATCATCGGCGGCCTCAGCGCCGTGCATCAGTTTGTCCGCATCGGCAAGCTTTCCATCATCGGCGGCTGTTCCAAGGTCGTGCAGGACGTGCCGCCCTTCATGATGGTGGACGGGCATCCGGCCCGCGCTTACGGCATCAATTCCGTGGGCATGGACCGCGCCGGCTATTCCTCGGACGACAAATCGCTTCTCAAGAAGGCGTTCCGCATCGTTTTCAAGTCGCGGCTGACTTTGAAAAACGCCATGGTGAAGCTGGAGCAGGAACTTCCCGCCACGCCTACCCGCGACATCTTGCTGAATTTTCTGAAAGCCTCTGACCGCGGCATCTGCCGCTAG
- the lpxI gene encoding UDP-2,3-diacylglucosamine diphosphatase LpxI (LpxI, functionally equivalent to LpxH, replaces it in LPS biosynthesis in a minority of bacteria.), producing the protein MKTIGIIAGNGRFPILVANEARRSGHRVVVCAIEKEADPALEKIADACTWTKIGQLSRLKKFFRHEGVSEAVMAGKIEKVRLFQENVSPDLDMVGVLMKTRDFKDDSLLGGIADYLGGQGITLLDSTTFTKDLMPGEGVLGKKKPSREVLEDIQFGFKMAKSIAGLDIGQTVVVKKKAVLAVEAIEGTDLAIKRGAELGAYKIVVVKVAKPSQDMRFDVPAVGLKTLSELIRAKAEAFAFEAGKTLFLDLKEFIQQADKHKIALVGTLGKQP; encoded by the coding sequence ATGAAGACCATCGGAATCATCGCCGGTAACGGACGTTTTCCCATCCTCGTCGCCAACGAAGCACGCAGGTCCGGCCACCGCGTCGTCGTCTGCGCCATCGAAAAAGAAGCCGATCCTGCCCTGGAAAAAATCGCCGATGCCTGCACGTGGACCAAGATCGGACAGCTTTCCAGACTCAAAAAATTTTTCCGCCATGAAGGCGTAAGCGAAGCCGTGATGGCCGGCAAGATCGAAAAGGTGCGCCTCTTCCAGGAAAACGTCAGCCCGGACCTCGACATGGTCGGCGTCCTGATGAAGACGCGAGACTTCAAGGATGACTCGCTTCTCGGCGGCATTGCCGATTATCTCGGAGGCCAGGGGATTACACTCTTGGACTCGACCACCTTTACCAAAGATCTCATGCCCGGCGAAGGGGTGCTGGGAAAGAAAAAGCCCTCCCGTGAAGTCCTCGAAGACATTCAGTTCGGCTTCAAAATGGCCAAATCCATTGCCGGCCTGGACATAGGGCAAACCGTCGTCGTCAAAAAGAAGGCGGTTCTGGCAGTGGAAGCCATTGAAGGCACGGATCTTGCAATAAAACGGGGCGCTGAACTTGGCGCTTACAAAATTGTAGTTGTCAAAGTTGCAAAGCCGTCTCAAGATATGCGTTTTGACGTCCCGGCGGTAGGCCTGAAGACGCTTTCCGAGCTGATTCGGGCCAAGGCCGAGGCTTTTGCCTTTGAGGCCGGCAAGACCTTGTTTCTGGATCTCAAGGAATTCATCCAGCAGGCGGACAAACATAAGATCGCGCTTGTCGGAACTTTGGGAAAACAACCATGA
- the nifA gene encoding nif-specific transcriptional activator NifA, translating into MTQKTKKEGNAPTSETQALKLTALHDVSQAVTSSLDLEQVMAKIMDILHEKMGMERGTLTLLDAKTGELMIEMAHGLEKQQIERGRYRIGEGITGKVVAAGEPIVVPNVGKEPLFLNRTGARDIERSNISFICVPIKLDEKTIGALSVDRLFTEDISFEEDVRFLAIISSMIAQAVRIQQMVAKEKETLTTENLRLKSELKKKFRPSNIIGESKRMADVYASIDLVSQSRATVLLRGESGTGKELVAHAVHYSSDRAEGPFVKVSCAALPDTLLESELFGYEKGAFTGATNSKKGRFELANGGTLFLDEIGDISASTQIKLLRVLQEREFERLGGTQTIRVDIRLIAATNKNLEKDVQAGNFRQDLYYRLNVIPIFMPALRERKEDIPMLVNHFLKKSSEDNGKGVKYISNEAMDYLIHYAWPGNVRELENAVERAVVLCKSDTLTPDLFPIPGTKTNPVLVGMQSPEPFKDIETLAKESSLTDAVTNLEKRMIQDAMRQSSNNQRQAAKILGITERILGYKLKIYGLKSDSQEEEE; encoded by the coding sequence ATGACGCAAAAAACAAAAAAAGAAGGAAACGCACCCACGAGTGAAACGCAGGCGCTCAAGCTGACGGCCCTGCATGATGTTTCGCAGGCCGTGACCTCGTCGCTCGACCTCGAGCAGGTCATGGCCAAGATCATGGACATCCTTCACGAGAAAATGGGCATGGAGCGCGGCACCCTCACGCTTCTCGACGCGAAAACGGGCGAGCTGATGATCGAAATGGCGCACGGCCTCGAAAAGCAGCAGATCGAGCGCGGCCGCTACCGCATCGGCGAAGGCATCACGGGAAAAGTGGTGGCCGCCGGCGAACCTATCGTCGTTCCGAACGTGGGGAAGGAGCCGCTGTTCCTCAACCGCACGGGCGCGCGCGATATCGAGCGCAGTAACATCTCTTTCATCTGCGTCCCCATCAAGCTCGACGAAAAAACGATCGGCGCGCTCAGCGTGGACCGCCTGTTCACCGAAGACATTTCGTTCGAGGAGGACGTCCGCTTCCTTGCGATCATCAGCTCGATGATTGCCCAGGCTGTCCGCATCCAGCAGATGGTGGCCAAGGAAAAGGAAACGCTCACCACCGAAAACCTGCGCCTGAAAAGCGAGCTGAAGAAAAAATTCCGTCCTTCGAACATCATCGGCGAATCCAAGCGCATGGCCGACGTTTACGCGTCCATCGACCTGGTGAGCCAGAGCCGCGCGACGGTACTCCTCCGCGGCGAGAGCGGGACCGGAAAAGAGCTGGTGGCGCATGCCGTCCATTACAGCAGCGACCGCGCCGAAGGGCCTTTCGTGAAAGTTTCCTGCGCCGCGCTTCCCGACACGCTGCTCGAGAGCGAACTCTTCGGCTATGAAAAAGGCGCGTTCACCGGCGCCACCAACAGCAAGAAAGGCCGCTTTGAACTGGCCAACGGCGGCACGCTTTTCCTGGACGAGATTGGCGACATTTCCGCGAGCACGCAGATCAAGCTGCTCCGCGTCCTGCAGGAGAGGGAATTCGAAAGGCTCGGCGGCACGCAGACGATCCGCGTGGACATCCGCTTGATCGCGGCCACGAACAAAAATCTCGAAAAGGACGTGCAGGCCGGCAATTTCCGCCAGGATTTGTATTACCGCCTGAACGTCATCCCGATCTTCATGCCTGCCCTGCGCGAGCGCAAGGAAGACATCCCGATGCTGGTGAATCATTTCTTGAAAAAATCCAGCGAAGACAACGGTAAGGGCGTGAAATACATTTCCAATGAGGCTATGGACTATTTGATTCATTATGCATGGCCTGGCAACGTGCGCGAGCTGGAGAACGCGGTCGAGCGGGCGGTCGTGCTTTGCAAGAGCGACACGCTGACTCCGGACCTTTTCCCGATTCCCGGCACGAAGACCAATCCCGTGCTTGTCGGCATGCAGTCGCCCGAACCTTTCAAGGACATCGAAACGCTCGCCAAGGAATCTTCGCTGACGGACGCCGTGACTAACCTGGAAAAGCGGATGATCCAGGACGCCATGCGGCAGAGCAGCAACAACCAGCGGCAGGCCGCGAAGATCCTCGGTATTACCGAGCGCATCCTGGGCTACAAATTGAAAATCTACGGACTGAAATCGGACTCCCAAGAGGAAGAGGAATAG
- a CDS encoding exosortase system-associated protein, TIGR04073 family: MKRIPVLFTLFFFLCPFVHAAELEPAGSPLRKLQRGFLNIALSPIEIVHELDRQKNVDSLVPSWFTGVGMGSAYMAGRIAAGAYEMVTFPVPLPSGYQPLVEPEFEWQHLDNQTGYQTPVKKH, translated from the coding sequence ATGAAAAGAATCCCCGTCCTTTTCACACTCTTTTTTTTCCTCTGCCCGTTCGTTCATGCCGCGGAACTTGAACCTGCCGGAAGCCCGCTGCGCAAACTTCAGCGCGGTTTTCTGAACATCGCGCTTTCCCCGATCGAAATCGTCCATGAGCTCGACCGTCAAAAGAATGTGGACAGCCTGGTTCCGAGCTGGTTTACGGGGGTGGGAATGGGTAGCGCTTACATGGCGGGGCGGATTGCGGCGGGAGCGTATGAGATGGTGACCTTCCCGGTCCCTCTTCCTTCAGGCTACCAGCCTCTCGTCGAGCCGGAATTCGAGTGGCAGCATCTCGATAACCAGACCGGCTACCAAACTCCGGTAAAGAAACACTAA
- the lpxB gene encoding lipid-A-disaccharide synthase, whose protein sequence is MPLKIFMVACEASGDNHGAHLIREIRRLAPDAEFRGLGGPQMQAAGLDLLFDMTTISALGFGDVVRQYFKYRKIFYQAIDAIRAWKPDAAVVIDSPAFNLRLAKKISGQVPVLYYISPQIWAWGGRRIHVIRRHVSKMLSILPFETEIYEKAKVPCEFVGHPLLDQVETSAERAALRAKLGLKEGSTAVGLFPGSRAKEVQRIFPAMLATASILARKRPDVVFYLKEPPGIDAQAFESLLRQYPNLKTSRSNLSFHDLVHAMDFAMIASGTATLEAALLETPFFLLYKASPTTYFLGKRLIRVKYLGLVNLLAGRLVVPEFIQGDMHPETMAHEIEIFLQNPELCGKMRESFREVRALLGNSGASRRAAEAVVGFMDSRKNVRPQPSRA, encoded by the coding sequence ATGCCTTTGAAAATTTTCATGGTCGCCTGCGAGGCCTCGGGCGACAATCACGGGGCCCATCTCATCCGGGAGATCCGGCGTCTCGCGCCGGACGCGGAGTTCCGCGGTCTCGGCGGCCCGCAGATGCAAGCGGCCGGCCTCGATCTCCTCTTCGACATGACCACGATTTCCGCGCTGGGTTTCGGCGACGTAGTCCGCCAGTATTTCAAATACCGGAAAATCTTTTATCAGGCCATCGATGCGATCCGCGCCTGGAAGCCCGACGCCGCGGTCGTGATCGACTCCCCCGCGTTCAACCTGCGGCTTGCGAAAAAAATTTCCGGGCAGGTTCCGGTTCTCTATTACATCTCGCCGCAGATCTGGGCCTGGGGCGGCCGGCGCATCCATGTCATCCGCAGGCACGTCTCGAAGATGCTCTCCATCCTGCCGTTCGAAACCGAAATTTACGAAAAGGCCAAAGTGCCCTGCGAATTCGTCGGGCATCCGCTCCTGGACCAGGTGGAAACGTCCGCCGAACGCGCGGCCTTGCGCGCGAAACTCGGATTGAAAGAGGGCAGCACGGCCGTCGGGCTTTTTCCCGGCTCCCGCGCCAAAGAAGTCCAGCGCATCTTCCCGGCCATGCTCGCTACCGCTTCGATCCTGGCCCGCAAAAGGCCGGACGTTGTTTTTTATCTGAAGGAGCCGCCGGGCATTGACGCGCAGGCCTTTGAATCGCTGCTGCGGCAATACCCCAACCTGAAGACGTCGCGTTCAAATCTTTCCTTTCATGACCTGGTGCATGCCATGGATTTCGCCATGATCGCGTCCGGCACGGCCACGCTCGAAGCCGCGCTGCTGGAAACGCCCTTCTTTCTTTTGTACAAGGCAAGTCCCACCACGTATTTTCTGGGAAAGCGTCTGATCCGCGTGAAGTACCTGGGGCTCGTGAACCTGCTGGCCGGAAGGCTTGTCGTGCCGGAATTCATCCAGGGCGACATGCATCCGGAAACCATGGCCCATGAAATCGAAATTTTCCTGCAGAATCCGGAGTTGTGCGGGAAGATGCGGGAATCGTTCCGTGAAGTGCGCGCGCTGCTGGGAAATTCCGGCGCCTCGCGCCGCGCCGCCGAAGCGGTGGTAGGATTCATGGACAGCCGGAAGAACGTCCGTCCTCAGCCCTCGCGGGCTTAG
- a CDS encoding Gfo/Idh/MocA family oxidoreductase, which translates to MRLKTAVVGVGHLGKEHARLYKEIKESELIGICDSDASKKAVADTLGVPFFQDFRKVIPQVEAVSIATPTSTHYAIAREFLAAGVHTLIEKPITMHLADADDLIELSRINRCALQVGHIERHNPGLKRVGEIAKNIRFFEIHRLGPFNPRINDCGVVLDLMIHDLDIVLSLVQSEIASFDAVGINVLTPFEDIANARIKFKNGAVADVTASRLTPEKQRKIRIFQEDAYISLDYGAQAGKIFRKQGLQITQENVEIEKAEPLKEELSFFLREILAGKSPGNPDTAARDALALALDIVAAIKNNNDQAVSGLAR; encoded by the coding sequence ATGCGGCTCAAAACCGCCGTGGTCGGCGTCGGACATCTGGGAAAAGAGCATGCCCGCCTCTATAAAGAAATCAAAGAGTCCGAGCTGATCGGGATCTGCGATTCCGATGCTTCCAAAAAAGCCGTGGCCGATACTCTGGGCGTCCCCTTTTTCCAGGATTTCCGGAAGGTCATCCCCCAAGTTGAGGCCGTGAGCATCGCGACGCCCACCTCCACTCATTACGCCATTGCCCGTGAATTCCTGGCCGCCGGGGTCCATACCCTGATCGAAAAGCCGATTACCATGCATCTGGCGGACGCCGACGACCTGATCGAACTTTCCAGGATCAACCGCTGCGCGCTGCAGGTCGGCCACATCGAACGCCACAATCCCGGACTGAAACGCGTCGGCGAAATCGCTAAAAATATCCGCTTCTTCGAAATCCACAGGCTTGGGCCTTTCAACCCGCGCATCAACGACTGCGGCGTGGTGCTGGACCTCATGATCCATGACCTCGACATCGTGCTCAGCCTCGTCCAAAGTGAAATCGCGAGCTTCGACGCGGTCGGCATCAACGTGCTGACGCCTTTCGAAGACATCGCCAACGCGCGCATCAAATTCAAAAACGGCGCGGTCGCCGACGTCACGGCCTCGCGCCTCACGCCGGAAAAACAGCGCAAGATCCGGATCTTCCAGGAAGATGCCTACATTTCGCTGGATTACGGCGCCCAGGCCGGAAAAATTTTCCGCAAGCAGGGCCTGCAGATCACGCAGGAAAACGTGGAGATCGAAAAAGCCGAGCCCCTGAAAGAAGAGCTTTCGTTTTTCCTCAGAGAAATCCTCGCCGGTAAAAGCCCCGGCAATCCCGACACGGCCGCGCGCGACGCGCTGGCGCTTGCGCTGGACATCGTGGCCGCGATCAAGAACAACAACGACCAGGCTGTTTCGGGCCTGGCCCGGTAG
- a CDS encoding ABC transporter ATP-binding protein — MSASMGIYRRLLQYIKPHKGRLILAALAAQGYALSTSLVSATLYVIINGLQNKSEVRLTNLPHIRFLQDIAFPSAWIPYIIVTVFLLRSFFEYISQYQMASVGIRVIRRVRDDLFRHLTYLSSDFYSKGRTGDFLSRILNDVGQIQGAITDVLTDLIKQPFIILYNIPMVFIWGGPYAIFAIIIFPVVAVPIVFLGRQLRKTTKRMQERAADITAFIGETLAGIHIVKAFNREEEEIRTFEKINRSVFDFFKSTIKLTMIQRPLIEVMGAIGAAIAVAFALKTLPPDRFGAFVISLFVFYEPLKKLSKVNSTIQQSLAAGGRIFEILDSEPSIKDAPDAEVFKGPIETIRYRNVHFYYEAGKEVLRGIDLNVKHGEVVALVGPSGAGKSTMANLLLRFYDPAAGSLEINDCDIRKMTLKSLREKIGIVAQDTILFNMTVAENIAFGAPNASREDIEKAAHAAYAHGFIEALPQGYETPLGERGLKLSGGQRQRISIARAILKNAPILILDEATSHLDADSERMIQDALENLMVGRTVFVIAHRLATVQRATRILVLDDGKIIQQGTNESLLEQGGTYKRLYDLQFNV; from the coding sequence GTGTCCGCTTCCATGGGCATTTACCGTCGACTCCTCCAATACATCAAACCTCACAAGGGACGCCTTATTCTGGCTGCTTTGGCTGCCCAGGGCTATGCTTTATCCACATCCCTCGTTTCGGCAACGCTTTACGTCATCATAAATGGGCTTCAGAACAAGAGCGAGGTCCGGCTTACCAACCTGCCTCATATCCGGTTCCTGCAGGACATCGCATTTCCTTCGGCCTGGATTCCTTACATTATCGTGACCGTATTCCTGCTCCGCAGCTTTTTTGAGTACATCTCCCAGTATCAGATGGCCAGCGTAGGCATCCGTGTCATCCGGAGGGTCCGTGACGACCTCTTCCGGCATCTGACCTATCTTTCGAGCGATTTTTATTCCAAGGGACGCACCGGGGATTTCCTGAGCCGCATCCTGAACGACGTCGGGCAAATTCAGGGCGCGATCACCGACGTGCTCACCGATCTCATTAAACAGCCGTTCATCATCCTCTACAACATCCCCATGGTTTTCATTTGGGGCGGCCCTTACGCCATTTTCGCGATCATTATCTTTCCCGTCGTGGCCGTGCCCATCGTTTTTCTCGGACGCCAGCTGCGCAAGACAACCAAGCGCATGCAGGAGCGGGCCGCCGACATCACCGCCTTCATCGGGGAAACGCTGGCCGGCATCCACATCGTCAAGGCCTTCAACCGCGAAGAAGAAGAAATCCGCACCTTCGAAAAGATCAATCGCAGCGTTTTCGATTTTTTCAAGAGCACGATCAAGCTCACCATGATCCAGCGGCCGCTCATCGAAGTCATGGGCGCGATCGGCGCGGCCATTGCAGTAGCTTTCGCGCTGAAGACTCTTCCGCCCGATCGTTTCGGCGCTTTCGTCATTTCCCTTTTCGTGTTCTACGAACCTTTGAAGAAGCTGAGCAAGGTGAACAGCACGATTCAGCAGTCGCTGGCCGCGGGCGGGCGCATCTTCGAGATTCTGGATTCCGAGCCGAGCATCAAAGATGCTCCCGATGCCGAGGTGTTCAAGGGGCCGATCGAGACTATCCGCTACCGCAACGTGCATTTTTACTATGAGGCGGGCAAAGAAGTGCTGCGAGGCATCGACCTCAACGTCAAGCACGGCGAAGTGGTCGCGCTGGTCGGCCCGAGCGGCGCGGGAAAAAGTACGATGGCAAACCTGCTGCTGCGTTTTTACGATCCGGCGGCCGGAAGCCTCGAGATCAACGACTGCGACATCCGCAAGATGACGCTCAAATCGCTGCGCGAAAAAATCGGCATCGTGGCGCAGGATACGATCCTTTTCAATATGACGGTCGCGGAGAACATCGCCTTCGGCGCGCCGAACGCAAGCCGGGAAGACATTGAAAAGGCTGCGCACGCGGCTTACGCCCACGGGTTCATCGAGGCGCTGCCTCAAGGCTATGAGACGCCGCTCGGCGAGCGCGGATTAAAACTCTCGGGCGGACAGCGCCAGAGGATCTCGATCGCGCGCGCCATCCTGAAAAACGCGCCCATCCTCATTCTGGACGAAGCCACGTCTCACCTGGACGCGGACAGCGAGCGCATGATTCAGGACGCTCTGGAAAATCTCATGGTCGGCCGCACGGTATTCGTCATCGCGCACCGTCTGGCCACGGTGCAGCGCGCTACGCGCATTCTCGTCCTCGACGACGGCAAGATCATCCAGCAGGGGACGAACGAATCGCTGCTCGAGCAGGGCGGGACTTACAAGAGGTTGTACGATTTGCAATTCAACGTTTAG